The following coding sequences are from one Leucoraja erinacea ecotype New England chromosome 2, Leri_hhj_1, whole genome shotgun sequence window:
- the LOC129714174 gene encoding atypical chemokine receptor 2-like → MGSINLEDPSINASFYGEEYNYTDMDFSPYLPCVKEEVKAFGKIFLPVLYITVFIFGMLGNSFLVLMIVKYLKLKTMTDIYLLNLAISDLLFAVSLPFWAMYLTSEWLFGNAMCKIISAVYTVNFYSGIFFIACMSMDMYLQIVHTMSMKNYRTIRKSIIISAVVWTLAMMLTIPEFIFSQSRKVGDRYTCLSHYGSDQLVFWKITIQLQINIIAFIIPFFAMIFFYTRIASVLLKSRSFSKDKALKLVVMLVTVFFVLWFPYNIVLLLHSLEDIGVIGGCEVSKRLDYALQVTESIAFTHCCFNPLLYAFVNERFRRHLKSMLMKISKKTGCYKDLGIVVATAPEQSELSKQQYCVCSDVEMTVV, encoded by the coding sequence ATGGGTTCCATTAATTTGGAGGACCCATCCATTAACGCAAGCTTTTACGGTGAGGAATATAACTACACTGACATGGACTTCTCTCCCTACCTTCCCTGTGTAAAGGAGGAAGTCAAAGCCTTTGGAAAGATTTTCCTCCCGGTCCTGTACATTACGGTATTTATTTTTGGGATGTTGGGCAACAGCTTCCTCGTCCTCATGATCGTCAAGTATCTCAAGCTGAAAACGATGACCGACATCTATCTGCTGAATTTGGCCATTTCCGACCTTTTATTCGCTGTCTCCCTTCCTTTCTGGGCCATGTATTTGACCTCAGAGTGGCTCTTTGGAAACGCCATGTGTAAAATAATAAGCGCCGTCTACACCGTGAATTTCTACAGCGGTATCTTCTTCATAGCTTGCATGAGCATGGACATGTATCTGCAAATTGTCCACACCATGTCCATGAAGAACTACAGAACAATTCGCAAGAGCATCATCATCAGCGCTGTGGTCTGGACCTTGGCAATGATGCTCACGATTCCTGAATTCATCTTCAGCCAGTCCAGGAAAGTCGGCGATAGGTACACCTGCCTCAGTCATTATGGCAGCGACCAACTAGTCTTCTGGAAGATAACAATCCAACTCCAGATCAACATCATTGCTTTTATCATTCCCTTCTTTGCCATGATTTTCTTTTATACCAGGATTGCGTCTGTCCTCCTCAAGTCCAGGTCGTTCAGCAAGGACAAAGCCTTGAAACTGGTTGTCATGTTGGTCACCGTGTTCTTTGTGTTGTGGTTCCCTTACAACATTGTCCTTTTGTTGCACTCCCTGGAGGATATCGGTGTGATCGGTGGCTGCGAGGTGAGCAAGAGGCTGGATTACGCTCTACAGGTGACGGAGTCCATTGCCTTCACTCACTGCTGCTTCAACCCGCTCCTCTATGCTTTCGTGAATGAAAGGTTCAGGAGGCACCTGAAGAGTATGCTAATGAAGATCTCCAAGAAGACCGGTTGCTACAAGGACCTGGGAATCGTTGTGGCCACTGCTCCAGAGCAAAGTGAACTCAGCAAGCAGCAGTACTGCGTGTGCTCTGATGTGGAAATGACTGTGGTGTAG